ATTTTTTAGCCAAGGACCTTGCCAGATTTTCCCTCTTGTCTAGGGAAAGCTCAGACTTGAAATGTTTGTATTGTTCCAATAGCCCCTCAAAGAGTGCTTTTTCATTGGTGACCTGTACATCGGCCGGAACTCCCTGGATGAGCAAGGTATCTTTTCCAAATTCCACCAATACAAATCCCAGACTATGGAGTTCGTCTTTGATGTCCATGACCAAGGCAAAATCTGCAGGTGCCAATTGAACATGTGGAGGGAAAAGACATTGCTGAGAGGCCCCCGAGGCTTGGGAAAGCTGCTTGGAATACCGCTCATATAAGATCCGCTCATGGGCCACCTGTTGATCAATGATCAGCAGGCCAGTTGACATTTGGGCAATGATGTAGTTCAGTTCGACCTGAAAAGTGGTTCCGGTACTTTCTTCCGGCTTACTAAATTCGAGTGTAGGCCTGGAGAGTTCCTCACTGGCTTTAGAGGTAAATGTCAGAAAGTCTTTGTCTTCCTTTCTCGCTGTTTCCTGACTTATTTCTGATAGTCCTGAACCTCCTTCAAAAAGTCTTTCCCAACCCGAAACGGATTGTTTTTTGAAAGTAGGGTTTTGGAATGACTTGTAGGATTTCTCTTTGGCTATGTCGTCAGGGACTAAGGTATTTTCCAGCTTGACCTCCTGTCTTTTTCCGCTATCATATTTCCAGTTTTCTGTAAAGTTGACATCCAGGGAAAAATCCAAGGCCGGGACCACATTATGGGCGCCAAGGGCCTGCTTTACAGCCGATCGGATGACGGCATATACCGTCCTTTCATCATCAAATTTGATTTCAGTTTTGGTGGGGTGGACATTGATATCTATGTGGCTTGGGTCTATCTCCAGGAAAAGCACATAAAAAGGATGCATGTCCGAAGGCATCAAACCTTCATAAGCATTGGCCACTGCATGGTGGAGGTAATTGCTTTTGATAAAGCGGTTAT
This Cecembia calidifontis DNA region includes the following protein-coding sequences:
- the mutL gene encoding DNA mismatch repair endonuclease MutL, with the translated sequence MSDIIQLLPDAIANQIAAGEVVQRPASALKELMENAIDAGASQVQVLVKEAGKMLIQVIDNGKGMSMTDARMSFERHATSKIRTSADLFAIRTFGFRGEALASIAAVAQVEMKTREKGAELGTLIQIEGSEVKKQEPVSCQEGTSIAVKNLFFNVPARRNFLKSNPVEMRHLVDEFQRVALAYPEIGFSFIQNDMELFNLQPGKLSQRIVGLFGKNYQGQLVACKEETPHLNVRGYVGKPENSKKTRGEQFFFVNNRFIKSNYLHHAVANAYEGLMPSDMHPFYVLFLEIDPSHIDINVHPTKTEIKFDDERTVYAVIRSAVKQALGAHNVVPALDFSLDVNFTENWKYDSGKRQEVKLENTLVPDDIAKEKSYKSFQNPTFKKQSVSGWERLFEGGSGLSEISQETARKEDKDFLTFTSKASEELSRPTLEFSKPEESTGTTFQVELNYIIAQMSTGLLIIDQQVAHERILYERYSKQLSQASGASQQCLFPPHVQLAPADFALVMDIKDELHSLGFVLVEFGKDTLLIQGVPADVQVTNEKALFEGLLEQYKHFKSELSLDKRENLARSLAKKSAIKRGTKLSTAEMETIVAQLFSCQNPNYGLSGNKTFVKLDLQKIQTFFNR